CGGAGCACGACTTCCTCACCGCCTCCACCGGCCTCTCGAACGCCCACGGCCAGCGGCTCCGGACGATCCCGGAACTCCTCGGCGAGAACGGCGACGGCTTCCCGCACCGCGGCGAGATCGACCGCCGCGAGGACTCCCGGCTGACCCCGGACGTCGTCGTCCGCGCGCCGTTCGAGCGCGACGGGCGCACCGAGCGCGTCACGCTCGCGGGCCGCGCCGTCGTCGACCGCCGCGAGGCGCGCGACACCGGCGACGACGCGAAGGACGCGCTCACCGACGGGATCGACCGCCAGCGCCGCATCGAGGCGGTCTCGAACATCGCCACCGCCTACCCCGACGCCGACGACCTCCGCGAGGCCGCGGACGGCCGCGGCCCGGACGTGCCCGAGGACGCCCCCCGCCGGTCGGTCGTCGCGAGCGACCTCCGCGCGCTCGACCTGCTCACCGCGGAGTCCGGCGCGCGGATCGCCGCGCCCGAGTTCGACCCGTTCTACTCCACCTCCGGCGGGTACGGCTACACGTGGTTCCGCGACGAGGCGACGGTGTCGACCGCGCTGCTCGACGCGAGCGAGGAGCTCGGTCTCGACGCCGACGAGGAGCTGCTCGCGACCGCGAGCTTCTTCTGCCGGACGCAGGACGCGGACGGCTCGTGGCCCCACCGGGTGTGGGCCGACTCCGGGAAGGTCGCGCCCGGGTGGGCGAACGCCCGGATCGAGGGCGCGAACGGCACTCCCGGCCCGAACGACCAGCTCGACCAGCCCGCCACGGTCGTCGCCTTCCTCGCGACGCTCCGGCGCGAGGCGGACCTCCCGGCCGAGTGGCGCGACCGGACCGACGAGACGATCGCCGACGCCGTCGACTTCCTCCTCGAAACGACCGAGGACGACGGGCTCCCCCGCCGCTGTCAGAACTGCTGGGAGAACGCCTTGGGGCGGTTCACCCACACCGGTGCCGAGTACCTGCGGGCGTTCGCCGCGGTGGCGCGCGCGCCGGTCGACGAGGGGCTGCGCGACGAGGCCGCGGCCGCCGCGGACGCGGCGCTGTCCGGGCTCGACGCCCGCTGGAACCCCGAGACGGAGCGGTTCCTCCAGCGCGCGAGCGACGAGGGGCGGGACGGTCGCGCCGACGCCAGCACCTTCGCGCTCGCGACCGCCGCCGCGGAGTACGCCGCCCTGCTCGACGACGGGGACGCCGCGGACTCGTCCGCGACCGACGCGGCCTCCGCGTCCGGTGGAGACGCGGCCGACGGCTCGGCGGCCACCGACGGTGCCGGCTCGGTCGAGTCGGTCGAGGCGAGCGAGTTCGACCGCTTCCTCGACCGCGTCAACACGCACGTCCGACAGTCGATCGACGCGCTCCGGCGCGAGACCGCGGCCGTGGAGGGGCTGGTCCGGTTCACCGGCGACGACTGGCGCACGGCCGAGCAGGGCGCGGCGAAGGTGTGGTCGATCGCGACGCTGTGGGGCGCGACGGCGGCGGCGACGCTCGCGGGCGTCGTCGCGGAGCGCGGGGGCGAGCCCGGCCCGCTGTTCGCCGACGCCCGCGACCTGTACGCGCTCTGCGAGCGGGACGGCCCCTTCGTCAACGAGGCGGGGCTGTTCGCGGAGCAGGCGTTCGACGACGGCGACCTCGACAGCGCGACCCCCATCGCGTGGTCGCACGCCCTCCGGATCGACGCGACGGTGACGCTCGCGAGCCACGGCGAGCTCCCGGTCCCGCACGACCGCGAGACCGGTCCCGAGGCGGCCCCCCACTGGACGACCGGCCGGAAGTTCGGGGTCGGCACGCCCGCCGATTACGACGCCGACGATCCGGTTCCGGTGTGGTTCACGCTCACCGAGGGGGCGCTCACCGAGGCGCGGTTCCCTCGGATCGACGTGATGAACGTCCGGACGTTCGACTTCCTCGTCGCGGACCCCGACTCCGAGTACGCGGTCCGCACGTTCGACGAGACGGACCACGTCACGGCGACGGAGACCGTCGAGCGGACGACGGAGCCGGCGGCCGACGACGCGCTCGCGTACGTCCAGACGATCCGCGAGACCGGCGACGGCCACGGCCACGGCTGGACGCTCCGCGTCGAGTACGCGGTCGACACCGACGGGACCGCGATCCTCGCCGACGTGCGCTTCGAGGGGAGCCGCGAGTACGACGTGTACGCGCTCGTCGACGCGACGGTCGCCAACGTGGGCACCGACGACCGCGCCGAGCGCGTCGACGGCGACGCCGGGGCGCACCTGCTCGCGCGGAAGGACAACCCCGACCGCGACGCGGGCAAGCTGGTCGACGACGAGGGCGAGCCGTTCGACCCCGCGCTCGCCTTAGCCAGCGGCGACGGCTTCGACTGGGCGAGCGCGCTCGCGGCCGGCGGCGAGGCGGCGGACGCGCTGTTCGGCGACGGCGAGCGCCGCGAGGCGTCGAGCGAGGCGGTCGGCAACGTCCTCCTCGCCGGGCTGGTCGGCAGCGGCGAGGCGGTCGCGGACACGGTCGCGCTCGGGTTCGCCGAGGACTCCGACACC
This genomic stretch from Halorubrum hochsteinianum harbors:
- a CDS encoding glycoside hydrolase family 15 protein, with the protein product MRLRTALTEHERRRGERYPAEHSMTAGAFTGDDGRLVHVGPDGTVHDCSYSLSGVGGADRLRMGITAGRGVRWFDDLETTRQHYEGDTPLVETEYDAGRYTIHQFDLVVSDTHLTHVELRGSPPADAELVAAYAFSPDMVEGRVGNMVHEAAGPADGGVVEVYHRTEHDFLTASTGLSNAHGQRLRTIPELLGENGDGFPHRGEIDRREDSRLTPDVVVRAPFERDGRTERVTLAGRAVVDRREARDTGDDAKDALTDGIDRQRRIEAVSNIATAYPDADDLREAADGRGPDVPEDAPRRSVVASDLRALDLLTAESGARIAAPEFDPFYSTSGGYGYTWFRDEATVSTALLDASEELGLDADEELLATASFFCRTQDADGSWPHRVWADSGKVAPGWANARIEGANGTPGPNDQLDQPATVVAFLATLRREADLPAEWRDRTDETIADAVDFLLETTEDDGLPRRCQNCWENALGRFTHTGAEYLRAFAAVARAPVDEGLRDEAAAAADAALSGLDARWNPETERFLQRASDEGRDGRADASTFALATAAAEYAALLDDGDAADSSATDAASASGGDAADGSAATDGAGSVESVEASEFDRFLDRVNTHVRQSIDALRRETAAVEGLVRFTGDDWRTAEQGAAKVWSIATLWGATAAATLAGVVAERGGEPGPLFADARDLYALCERDGPFVNEAGLFAEQAFDDGDLDSATPIAWSHALRIDATVTLASHGELPVPHDRETGPEAAPHWTTGRKFGVGTPADYDADDPVPVWFTLTEGALTEARFPRIDVMNVRTFDFLVADPDSEYAVRTFDETDHVTATETVERTTEPAADDALAYVQTIRETGDGHGHGWTLRVEYAVDTDGTAILADVRFEGSREYDVYALVDATVANVGTDDRAERVDGDAGAHLLARKDNPDRDAGKLVDDEGEPFDPALALASGDGFDWASALAAGGEAADALFGDGERREASSEAVGNVLLAGLVGSGEAVADTVALGFAEDSDTAAALGEAEGALARGFDDAADAYAETWRSWLDGRELPDSVADDPDLAAQYRFALMTLAAVEDKAHDGAGIASPSVPWGETEYAAEDRGYGYNFVWSRDLYQVFTALIEMDELERGADALAYLYNTQQDDDGFLPQNTYIDGRTRWGGEQMDNIGFPSVMAWQLYERGVTLDEAGYTYDQVARSLDYIAENGPETAQERWEEEAGYSPSSIAAEIAGLVSGAALALAEADRRTEGETEGGESPDSLRADALAWLALADDWAARVEEWCATATGTDRHEETPYYLRITADGDPEAGRPRTIANDGPTYDEREIVDGGFLELVRLGIKPADDEVVRNSVSVVDDSIRVDTPHGAAWYRYVGDAYGEIAVGDPGAPWAGTGDGRGRLWPIFTGERGEYELRARADGPDAFGGTDDEMLEPQTLLETMAGFGNSGLMLPEQVWDREHPTKYGWEFGEGTGGATPLAWSMAGFVRLAHGVDAGEPVETPTVVRDRYVERDRPAGPALTATAEFVEDAVVVAGETDGERVAVHTRSTSALVTPDADGDFEVDLDAATDAGTVVVAAASDADFEAAGTAVERLRL